The Microbacterium limosum sequence TCGAGCAGCTCCTCCGGGAACTCGCGGAAGAACCCCTCGAGCATCCAGATGACGAGAGGCAGGACGATGGGGATGTACGCGATCGTGAGGCCCACGGTCGTGTTGATCAGCCCGAGCTCCCTGAACTGCAGGAAGAAGGGGAGCGCGAGCGCGACGGGCGGGAACATCCGTGTCACGAGGGCTGCGGCGAGAAGCGCTCCGCTCAACCGGTAGCGGTATCGCGCGAATCCGAACGCCGCCGGCACGCCGAGAAGGAGGCTCAGGATCGTCGCCCCCGCCCCGACCACCAGGCTGTTGCCAAACATCTGAAGGAGGGCGCCGTCGCTCAGGACCGCGCCGAAATGCTCCAGGGTCGGCGCTTCCGGCAGCAGCCGCGCCGGGATGGCGAAGATCTCGGACGTGGGCTTCAACGACGTGGCGAAGATCCATGCGATGGGCATGAGGAAGAGCGCGACCGCCGCGACCGAGATCGTCGTGAACGCGACGGCGGGGGCGACGCGGCGAGCGCGGACCCGGCGGTGTCGAGGTGGCACTGCCGTCGGCGCAGTCGACGTCTTGGCGATGGTGGAGGTCATCGGCGATCCTCGCGATCTCTCAGAAGGAAGAAGATGCTTCCCGCGCACACGGCGATCACGATCACGAAGAGGATCGTCGCGGCGGCGGCACCGGGGAAGTCCGCCCGGGTGAACATGAGTCGGTACAGGTAAGAGCTCATCACTTCCGTCGAGTTCGCCGGCCCGCCTCCCGTGAGCACGTACACGGCGTCGAAGACGCGGAACGCGTCGGCCAGACGGATGACGAGGATGATGAGGATCGCGGGGCGCAGCAGGGGAAGGATGATGTGGACGAAGGTGCGCCACCTGCTGGCGCCGTCGGTGCGCGCAGCCTCGACGAGCTCGTCGGGGATGTTCGCCAGGCCCGCGAGAAGCACGAGCACGACGAAGGGAAGCGCGAGCCACAGATTGGACACGAGGATGGTCGTTCGGGCGAGCCAGACATCCGCAAACCACGTCGGCTCGGGCAGCCCCAGGATCTCGAGCCCGCGGTTGATCAGGCCGTAGTCACTGGAGAACAGGAACTTGAAGGCGAGCGCGGCGACCACCGGCGCCACCATGAGCGGCAGCGCGACGATGACACGAAGAATGCGGCGACCCGTGGTCGCCCGGTGCAGAGCGAGCGCGATCGGGAGACCGACGATGAGTTCGAGGAGCAACGTCGTCGCGACGTAGCCGAGGGTCTGCATCAGCGCGTGCACGAACTCGGGCGACGTCAGCACCCCCACGTAGTTCTCCGCCCCGACGAACGATGAGTCCCCGCCGGCCCCCACACGGAAGTCCTGCACGCTCAACGAGATCGTCCAGAGAAGGGGGAACAGCGCTGTCACGCCCAGCGCGATGATCGCGGGCGCCGTCAACGCCACTCCGGTCCAGCGGCGCTGCGTTCTGATCGATGAAGCGGCTATCGGCCGTCGTCCCGTGGCTGCCATTGTGTGTCCTCTTCTGATCCGGGGCCCGGAAGGATGAACTCCCGAGCCCCGGAGGTGGAACCGACTATCCGAATGCCGCTTCGGCGGTCGCCTGCGCGTCGCGCAAGGCGGCGGCGGCATCCTGGTTCTGCGACATGACGCTCGAGACCGCCACGGCGATCGCGTCCTGGTACTGCGGATAGAAGGGCGTCATCGGGATCGTGGTGCTCTCGGCGACGGAGTCCGAGAAGGTGGCGATCGCCGCGTGCTGCTCGGCGGTGAGGGCCGGATCCTCGGCGGCGGCCTCGGTGGCCGATTCGCGGGGAACCGGCGATACATGCGTGACGCTCAGCTCGGTCAGCACATCCGTGCTCGTGGCCCACAGCACCCACTCGGTGGCCGCGTCGACATGGGCGCTCGCGGAGTTCACTCCGAAGCCCCACGAGAACGTCGTGGACACCCGGTCGGGGTTGCCGGGGCTGATCGCGAGCCCGACCTGGTCGACGACCTTGGACTGTGAGGGGTCAGCCGTCATCCCGTACATGTAGGGCCACTGGAAGACCATGGCCACCTTGCCCTCGAGGAACTGGCCCTGGATCTCCGTGATGTCGTGCAGACCCGGGGGGCTCGACTGATCCTCGAACTGGATCGCCGTCATCATGTCGAAGGCCTCGAGCGCCTGCGGCGTGTCGATCGTGGGAGCACCGTCCTCCGCCGCGATGTCCGACCCCGTCTGCTTGACGAACGTCTGGAACCGCGTCGCGACCTCCCCGTCCTGCTTGCCCGGGATGATCGTGCCCCAGATGCCGGCGTCGCGGTCGGTGAGGATGCGGGCGTACTCGCGGTACTCGTCCCACGTCGTGGGCGGCTCTTCCAGGCCGGCGGCCTCGAACAGGTCGGTCCGGTAGTACAGCACCGTGTTGTGCACCATATAGGGCAGCCCGTACAGGCCACCGTCGTAGCTCACGGTGTCGAGAGTGTGCGGCAGGAAGTCCGCGCGGTCCTCTTCGGACACGACGTCGTCGAGGGGCACGAGGTATCCCTGCGAGGCGAACTCCGGCAGCCACGGCTGGTCGATGGTGAACACGTCGATGGATCCCGCGCCGGCGATTGCGTCGGTGAGGAACTGCTGACGCATGTTCGCGTGGGGAATCGCCTGGAACTCCACCTCGATGCCGGTCTCGGCGGTGAACTCGACGGCCTTCTCCTTGAAGAACGTCTCCCACGGCGAGCCGGCTTCGACTCCCACCGTGATGGGCCCGTCGCCACCGGACTCACCACCACCACCACCCGGCGCGCACCCGCCGATCACTACGACGGAGGACACGGCGATCATTGCGGTCGCCCACCTGCCGACGGAGCCGCGCGAACGAGCTCTGCGTACCATCATCTGCTCCCTTGCTCGATGCTGACCCGCCGCTCGCATCGTTAGACGGCGACAGGGCAAGAAATGCTTTTCCTGGGTTACCGTATTCTCCAAAGTTTTCGCTGTCAAGCTCTTCAATAATGCCGCTTGTTGGATGAATTGACGAGCATCAGTTCGGTGGATACTCTTCACGAAAACCTTTCCCTAACTTTGCAACAGGAGGCGTCGTGACCATCCCCACCTCAGGCATTCGCCACTCGGTCGCGCCCGTCATGCCGGCCGCGCCCACGAGGCAGCGGCCGCTGTCGGCGACCGACGTCACGATCACGGGCGGCTTTTGGGCCGCGAGGCAGCGGGCCAACGCCGAGTCGACGATCCCGCTCAGCTTGGACTGGATGGAACGAGTCGGATGGCTGCACAACTTCGACGCAGCCGCCGGCGGGACGCTGCCGCAGGAGAGGCGAGGGCGGGAGTTCTCGGACTCCGAGATCTACAAGCTGCTGGAAGCCATGTCATGGCACCTGGCGGCGACCGTTGATCCGGCTCTCGAGGAGACCGTCCGCGCCGTGACCGAGCGCGTCTCGGCCGCGCAGGAGGACGACGGCTACCTGAACACGATGTTCGGGCGCCCCGGCCAGCAACCCCGGTACTCCGACCTGGAGTGGGGACACGAGTTGTACAACGTCGGGCACCTTCTGCAAGCGGCGGTCGCTCGCCTCCGCACGGGCGTCGAGGACGAACTCGTCCAGATCGCACGACGCGCGGCGGACCACGTGTGCGACGTCTTCGGCGACGACGGGATGCGAGCCGTCTGCGGGCACCCCGAGATCGAGCTGGGTCTCATCGAGTTCGCACGCGCAACCGGCGACCAGAAGTACCGCGATCAGGCGCGCCTCTTCCTCGATCGACGAGGGCAGGGGTCGCTGCGCGAGATCGAATGGGGGCGCTCCTACTTCCAGGACGATGTCCCGATACGCGAAGCCACCGTCCTGCGGGGACATGCCGTACGGGCCCTGTACCTGACCGCCGCCGCGACGGACGTCGCCGTGGACACCGGCGACGCCGAGCTCCTCGCGACGATCGAGCGCCAGTGGGAGGCCACCGTGGCGCGGCGCACCTACGTGACGGGCGGAATGGGCTCCCACCACCAGGACGAGGCGTTCGGCGAGGACTTCGAACTGCCCTCGGATCGGGCGTACTGCGAGACCTGTGCCGGCGTCGGGTCGATCATGCTCTCGTGGCGTCTGCTGCTCGCCACGGGAAACCCCCGGTACGCGGACCTGATCGAGCGCACGCTGTTCAACGTCGTCGCCGTGTCGCAGGCGCCCGACGGTCGGTCGTTCTTCTACTCCAACACGTTGCACCAGCGCACCCCCACGGTCCCCGCGGCACCCGACGAGGTGAGCCTGCGCGCGAACTCCGGGCTGCGCGCGCCCTGGTTCGAAGTCTCGTGCTGTCCGACCAACCTGGCGCGCACCTTCGCGACGTTGACCGCCTATCTCGCCTCCACCTCGAGCACCGGGATCGACATCCACCAGTACAGCGAGTCGGTCATCCGCGCGACGCTCCCCGACCTCGGTCAGGTCCGACTCAGCATCCACACCGAGTATCCCACCGACGAGGTCATCGACATCGTCGTCGAGGACTCCCCTGACGCGCCATGGGAGCTCGCGCTCCGCGTCCCCGCGTGGGCGAAGGACGCGACCCTGGAAGTCGACGGGGTGAGCCGACCCGTCCTGCCCGGCCGCGTGACCGTGACCCGCGCCTTCGCCCGGGGCGAACGCGTCCGGCTCATCCTGCCGCTGCGGCCGAGATGGACCTTCCCCGACCCGCGCATCGACGGGATCCGCGGCACCGCCGCCGTCGAGGTCGGCCCGCTCGTGTACGCGCTCGAGTCCGTCGACCTTCCCGACCACGCCCACGTGGACCGCTTCGTCGCAGACACGTCCCGAGCTCCCTCCAGAAGCGCGGACGGCGTCTTCGTGACCGGGCTGTTGGAGGACTCCGACATCCACTCGTGGCCGTACACGGAGGACGCCCGACCGCGGGAATCGAATGCCGTGCAGGCGGTTGCGCTCACTCCGTACCACGCGTGGGCGAACCGCGGGCCCAGCACCATGCGCGTCTGGATGCGCACCGCGCCCGGCTCCGCCGAGAACTCGGGCTCCGGATCGGGCGCATGATCGCCGATCTGCGTCACGTCCCGTTCTCGGCTGCCGGTTCCTACATCGCGTTCTCCCGTCTCTCCGGCAGCGGCGAGACGTCGGAGACCGTGAGGATGCGCACGGTTCGAAGCGGCGCATGCACACCCGATCTTCTCGAGGTCCTCCCCCTCACCGACGGGGGTCCTGCCGCCGGGGAGGCGAGCTTCACCCCGGACGAACTCGCGATCCAGGCGGGATCCGGCGCCGTGCGGATAGCGTTCGAGGATCCCTCGCGCGTCCGCGTGCACGGCGACGGCGTCGGCATCCTGCTCCGCGCGGATGCAGCCGGGCCCTACGACACACTCGTCCCCCTCGGGGACGGCGAGTGGCGGTACCTGCGCTACGAGGCGCGCACGACGCTGCGCATCCGCGTCCGCGCCGGCTCGGCCCGGTCCCTGTCGACGTGGGACGGCGTCCGGAGCGGCCTGCTGCTGTTGGCGGGGGACCCGGGAACGGTGTTTCACATCGAGGAGGAGGCCGAGTCGTCCGGCCCGCTCCAGGCCGTGCCTGCGGACGGCGTCGTGCCCCACTTCGCCGAGTTCCTCGATCTGATGCCCGACTGCGGCCCGGAGTTCCAAGACGCACGGGAGCTCGCCGCCTACGTCCTCTGGTCCACGCTCGTCGAGCCGTCCGGGTTCCTCAACCGACCTTCGATCCTGATGTCGAAGAACTGGATGACGAACCTCTGGAGCTGGGACAACTGCTTCAACGCGATGTCGCTCGAGCGGATGCCGTGGCTCGCTGCGCACCAGTACTTCAGCGTGTTCGACCACCAGACCGCCGATGGACGCCTGCCCGACTACATCAACGACGCGTTCCGGAGCTATTCGTTCGTCAAGCCACCCATCCACGGATGGGCGCTGCAGCGGATGCGTGAGCGTGGCCTGGTCGACGAGTCGTGGCTCGCGGCGTCCTACGAGCCGCTGAGCCGGTGGACGCGTTGGTGGCTCACCGAGCGCACCGCGACGGAGGCGGCCCTGCCGCACTACTACCACGGCAACGACTCCGGGTGGGACAACAGCACGGTCTTCGAAAGCGGAGTGCCGGTCGAATCCCCCGACCTGGCGGCGTTGCTCGTGGTGCAGATGGACGCACTCGCCGATGCCGCGGCGACTCTCGGTCGCCCGCAAGAGGCCGACGAGTGGCGCGAGCGCGCTGAACGCATGCTGGGCATGCTGTTGGAGCGGCTCTGGAGGGGCGACCGGTTCGTCGTGCGTCGAGCCGGCAGCGCACGGGAGGTCGCGTCATCCAGCCTGCTCACGAGAGTGCCAGTCATTCTGGGGAACAGACTGCCCGGCGATGTCTTCCGCGCCCTCGCGGAGGACATCGGCAGCCACGACTTCCTCACCGCAAGCGGCCTCGCCACCGAATCGGTGCGCAGCAGCGCGTACGACAGCGACGGCTACTGGCGCGGCCCCGTCTGGGCGCCGTCGACCATGCTCATCGTCGACGGGCTCACCGCGGGGGGCGACTCCGCGCTCGCAGGGCGCATCGCCGACGCCTTCTGCCGCAATGTCGCACGATCGGGGATGGCGGAGAATTTCGACGCCCTCTCCGGCCACGGCCTTCGCGACCGTGCCTACTCGTGGACGGCGAGCGTCTTCCTCACACTCGCGTCCCGCTACCGCGGCGGGCGCGCTTAGCGGTCGGTCGGGCACGCCTGCTCGACCGGCCGGGCCGTCAACGGTCGCGTACCGCGAGGAATCGGATCGGCAGTTCGCGCAATTCCACGGGGCCGTGCGGGCCCTCACCGTCGAGCAGCAGGGAATCGCCGGGCTCCATTTCGTACTCGTAGCTACCATGCCCATAGACCATGCGCCCCTCGAGCATGTAGAGAAACTCGGTCCCCGGGTGCTGGAAGAGCGGAAAGACGTTCGAAGCGTCGGTGAGGGTCACGAGCGTGGGCTCGATCGCGTCCGGCAGGTCCTTCAAGACGCCGAGCATTCGATATTGATGGCCGTACTGCGTGCCGCTGCGCACGCTGACGCTGCCGGCACCGGCCTTCGTGAAGGATGCCTCCCGATCGCTGTCGGTGCCGCGGAAGAGGGCTGTCACCGGCACCGACAGCCCTTCTGCGAGGCGCTGGAGCGTCGTCAAAGAACACGAGGTCGTCGCCGACTCGATGCGAGAGATCATGCCCTTCGACAGCCCCGTGCGGGCCGCGAGGTCGGCCGCGGAGATGCCCAGTTCCGCGCGATAGTGGCGCACCTGTTGGGCGATGATCGGCTCGAGGATGCCGCCCTGCACGCTCGCGGGATCCGTCATCCGTCCATCATACGGAGGGGCCTGCGCCGGTGAGCGACGCGAGTACGTCCGCGAGTGCGCCGGCGCCTAGGGCGTGTCTGACAAAGGTTTGGGGGTTTGATTGAGACCCTGGGGACGTGTCTCGGTTCCAGATGTTTTCGGATGCTCAGTGGTCGTTGATCGAGGGGATGCTGCCGAGTCCGACGGGTCGGCCGGGTCGGAAGTTCGCAGACGCGAGAACGATGGTCGAGGCGATCATCTACCGGTATCGGTGCGGGATCGCGTGGCGGGATCTGCCGGAGGTGTTCGGGCCGTGGCAGACGGTGTGGACGTGGCATCATCGGTTGGCCTCGGATGGCACCTGGGATCGGGTGCTCGCGAAGGTCACCGCGGCAGCGGATGCGGCCGGCATGGTCGACTGGTCGCTGTCGGTGGACTCCACGATCGCCCGCGCCCACCAGCACGCCACGAACACCACCCGCCTCACAGGGGGCTGGATCGAATTACACGAATCCGGGGCTCGAGCCGCCTGATCACGGCATCGGCCGATCCCGCGGGGGCCTGTCGACGAAGATCCATCAGCTCGTCGACGGCAACGGCCTGCCGCTGGTGACCCTGATCACACCGGGTCAGGCGGGTGACTCGCCGATGTTCCTGCCGCTGATGGCGCAGTTGCGTGTGGGCCGCGACACGGGCAGGCCGCGGACCCGCCCGGACGCGGTGCGAGGCGACAAGGCGTACTCGTCCCGCGCGATCCGACATCATCTTCGATCACGCGGAATCAAGGCCGTGATCCCCGAGCCTGACGACCAGAAAGGCCATCGAAAGCGACGCGGTCCCCGCGGTGGCAGACCCGTGGGCCTGGACGCGGCCGACTACCGGAACCGCAACGTCATCGAGCGCCGCTACTGCCACATCAAGCAGTGGCGAGGCCTCGCGACTCGATATGACAAACACGCCGTGACCTACCGCGCCGCCGTCGTTCTCAACGCCGTCATCGCCTGGACCAAGGCTTTGTCAGACACGCCCTGATATGGGGGTGGGGTTTGTCAAGGGGCAGGGGTGAGCGGACGCCGTGCCCGTCGGCTTCGGCGTCCGCTCGTTCCGGTCGTGTCGGGTGGTGACGCGCGGGTCGTGTTCGACGCGTTGTCACTCTGATATGCGCGGGTTGGTTACCGCATGACGGCTTGTTCGGCGGGGCGTTCACGCGAGTCTAGAGATCGAGCGTGGCCAGCCTGGGCGGGTTGCTCATAGGGCGTGTCGCGAGTCGCCCGGACGCTGCCGTCACCACCGTCGAGGACCGGAAGCAGGGGGGGCGGGTCAGGTCATGACGGCCAGGGACCAGCACCAGCCGGCGAGCTCGCGAGCGATCGCGGCGTTGGCGA is a genomic window containing:
- a CDS encoding amylo-alpha-1,6-glucosidase, which produces MIADLRHVPFSAAGSYIAFSRLSGSGETSETVRMRTVRSGACTPDLLEVLPLTDGGPAAGEASFTPDELAIQAGSGAVRIAFEDPSRVRVHGDGVGILLRADAAGPYDTLVPLGDGEWRYLRYEARTTLRIRVRAGSARSLSTWDGVRSGLLLLAGDPGTVFHIEEEAESSGPLQAVPADGVVPHFAEFLDLMPDCGPEFQDARELAAYVLWSTLVEPSGFLNRPSILMSKNWMTNLWSWDNCFNAMSLERMPWLAAHQYFSVFDHQTADGRLPDYINDAFRSYSFVKPPIHGWALQRMRERGLVDESWLAASYEPLSRWTRWWLTERTATEAALPHYYHGNDSGWDNSTVFESGVPVESPDLAALLVVQMDALADAAATLGRPQEADEWRERAERMLGMLLERLWRGDRFVVRRAGSAREVASSSLLTRVPVILGNRLPGDVFRALAEDIGSHDFLTASGLATESVRSSAYDSDGYWRGPVWAPSTMLIVDGLTAGGDSALAGRIADAFCRNVARSGMAENFDALSGHGLRDRAYSWTASVFLTLASRYRGGRA
- a CDS encoding glycoside hydrolase family 127 protein gives rise to the protein MTIPTSGIRHSVAPVMPAAPTRQRPLSATDVTITGGFWAARQRANAESTIPLSLDWMERVGWLHNFDAAAGGTLPQERRGREFSDSEIYKLLEAMSWHLAATVDPALEETVRAVTERVSAAQEDDGYLNTMFGRPGQQPRYSDLEWGHELYNVGHLLQAAVARLRTGVEDELVQIARRAADHVCDVFGDDGMRAVCGHPEIELGLIEFARATGDQKYRDQARLFLDRRGQGSLREIEWGRSYFQDDVPIREATVLRGHAVRALYLTAAATDVAVDTGDAELLATIERQWEATVARRTYVTGGMGSHHQDEAFGEDFELPSDRAYCETCAGVGSIMLSWRLLLATGNPRYADLIERTLFNVVAVSQAPDGRSFFYSNTLHQRTPTVPAAPDEVSLRANSGLRAPWFEVSCCPTNLARTFATLTAYLASTSSTGIDIHQYSESVIRATLPDLGQVRLSIHTEYPTDEVIDIVVEDSPDAPWELALRVPAWAKDATLEVDGVSRPVLPGRVTVTRAFARGERVRLILPLRPRWTFPDPRIDGIRGTAAVEVGPLVYALESVDLPDHAHVDRFVADTSRAPSRSADGVFVTGLLEDSDIHSWPYTEDARPRESNAVQAVALTPYHAWANRGPSTMRVWMRTAPGSAENSGSGSGA
- a CDS encoding sugar ABC transporter substrate-binding protein, with product MSSVVVIGGCAPGGGGGESGGDGPITVGVEAGSPWETFFKEKAVEFTAETGIEVEFQAIPHANMRQQFLTDAIAGAGSIDVFTIDQPWLPEFASQGYLVPLDDVVSEEDRADFLPHTLDTVSYDGGLYGLPYMVHNTVLYYRTDLFEAAGLEEPPTTWDEYREYARILTDRDAGIWGTIIPGKQDGEVATRFQTFVKQTGSDIAAEDGAPTIDTPQALEAFDMMTAIQFEDQSSPPGLHDITEIQGQFLEGKVAMVFQWPYMYGMTADPSQSKVVDQVGLAISPGNPDRVSTTFSWGFGVNSASAHVDAATEWVLWATSTDVLTELSVTHVSPVPRESATEAAAEDPALTAEQHAAIATFSDSVAESTTIPMTPFYPQYQDAIAVAVSSVMSQNQDAAAALRDAQATAEAAFG
- a CDS encoding carbohydrate ABC transporter permease; translated protein: MTSTIAKTSTAPTAVPPRHRRVRARRVAPAVAFTTISVAAVALFLMPIAWIFATSLKPTSEIFAIPARLLPEAPTLEHFGAVLSDGALLQMFGNSLVVGAGATILSLLLGVPAAFGFARYRYRLSGALLAAALVTRMFPPVALALPFFLQFRELGLINTTVGLTIAYIPIVLPLVIWMLEGFFREFPEELLEAARMDGLGTLRTLIRIVIPLSRPAIAVAALFGFLAAWNEFVIALSLTRTPDAQTMPVGIASYITQFQTVWGQMTAASVLYLLPVLIITLIAQRGIIAGLMSGASKG
- a CDS encoding sugar ABC transporter permease; this translates as MTAPAIIALGVTALFPLLWTISLSVQDFRVGAGGDSSFVGAENYVGVLTSPEFVHALMQTLGYVATTLLLELIVGLPIALALHRATTGRRILRVIVALPLMVAPVVAALAFKFLFSSDYGLINRGLEILGLPEPTWFADVWLARTTILVSNLWLALPFVVLVLLAGLANIPDELVEAARTDGASRWRTFVHIILPLLRPAILIILVIRLADAFRVFDAVYVLTGGGPANSTEVMSSYLYRLMFTRADFPGAAAATILFVIVIAVCAGSIFFLLRDREDRR
- a CDS encoding IS5 family transposase (programmed frameshift), which encodes MSRFQMFSDAQWSLIEGMLPSPTGRPGRKFADARTMVEAIIYRYRCGIAWRDLPEVFGPWQTVWTWHHRLASDGTWDRVLAKVTAAADAAGMVDWSLSVDSTIARAHQHATNTTRLTGAGSNYTNPGLEPPDHGIGRSRGGLSTKIHQLVDGNGLPLVTLITPGQAGDSPMFLPLMAQLRVGRDTGRPRTRPDAVRGDKAYSSRAIRHHLRSRGIKAVIPEPDDQKGHRKRRGPRGGRPVGLDAADYRNRNVIERRYCHIKQWRGLATRYDKHAVTYRAAVVLNAVIAWTKALSDTP
- a CDS encoding XRE family transcriptional regulator, with product MTDPASVQGGILEPIIAQQVRHYRAELGISAADLAARTGLSKGMISRIESATTSCSLTTLQRLAEGLSVPVTALFRGTDSDREASFTKAGAGSVSVRSGTQYGHQYRMLGVLKDLPDAIEPTLVTLTDASNVFPLFQHPGTEFLYMLEGRMVYGHGSYEYEMEPGDSLLLDGEGPHGPVELRELPIRFLAVRDR